One window of the Esox lucius isolate fEsoLuc1 chromosome 8, fEsoLuc1.pri, whole genome shotgun sequence genome contains the following:
- the sgcb gene encoding beta-sarcoglycan isoform X1 has protein sequence MASEQESSNGPVKRSMREKAIERRTTNKEHNSNFKAGYVPIEEERLHKTGLRGRKGNMAVCIIVLLFLLALINLIITLVIWTVIRIGPSGCDSMEFHDSGLLRFKQKADMGVIHPLHKSTVGGRKDQDLVITGNNNPVVFQQGSTKLSVEKEKTSITSDMGISFTDPRTQNTYFSTDFENHEFHLPKGVKVLSVKKASTERITSNASSDLSIKGDSKAIIRGNEGVFIMGKTVEFRMGGNIELKAENSIVLNGSVMVSVSRMPNSSVGANVYFDESLLRYKLCMCADGTLFRVQVKYQNMGCQTSENPCGSAH, from the exons ATGGCGTCTGAGCAG GAGAGTTCCAACGGACCTGTGAAGAGGTCTATGAGGGAGAAGGCCATCGAACGGCGGACCACCAACAAGGAGCACAACAGCAACTTCAAGGCCGGCTATGTGCCCATTGAGGAGGAGCGCCTGCACAAGACCGGCCTGAGAGGACGGAAGGGCAACATGGCTGTCTGCATCATAGTCCTGCTCTTCCTCCTCGCACTCATCAACCTCATT ATCACTCTGGTCATTTGGACTGTGATCCGCATCGGGCCCAGTGGTTGTGACAGTATGGAGTTCCATGACAGTGGGCTGCTACGCTTCAAACAGAAAGCAGACATGGGTGTTATCCACCCGCTACACAAGAGCACTGTGGGGGGAAGGAAGGACCAGGACCTGGTTATCACCGGCAACAACAACCCA gtggTGTTTCAGCAGGGCTCCACTAAGCTCAGTGTAGAGAAGGAGAAGACGTCCATTACCAGTGACATGGGCATCTCCTTCACTGACCCACGCACTCAGAACACCTACTTCAGCACAGACTTTGAAAACCATGAATTCCACCTGCCTAAAGGAGTCAAAGTACTCAGTGTTAAGAAAGCCTCCACAGAAAGG ATCACCAGCAACGCTTCCTCTGACCTGTCCATCAAAGGGGACAGCAAGGCGATCATCCGTGGCAACGAGGGAGTCTTTATCATGGGCAAGACAGTGGAGTTCAGGATGGGAGGGAATATTGAGCTCAAAGCT GAGAACAGTATCGTTCTAAACGGCTCGGTGATGGTGAGCGTCAGTCGCATGCCTAACTCCTCAGTGGGAGCCAACGTGTATTTCGACGAGAGCCTGTTGAGGTACaagttgtgtatgtgtgcagaTGGAACTCTGTTCCGGGTCCAGGTGAAGTATCAGAACATGGGCTGCCAGACCTCTGAAAACCCCTGTGGATCGGCCCACTAA
- the sgcb gene encoding beta-sarcoglycan isoform X2 yields MESSNGPVKRSMREKAIERRTTNKEHNSNFKAGYVPIEEERLHKTGLRGRKGNMAVCIIVLLFLLALINLIITLVIWTVIRIGPSGCDSMEFHDSGLLRFKQKADMGVIHPLHKSTVGGRKDQDLVITGNNNPVVFQQGSTKLSVEKEKTSITSDMGISFTDPRTQNTYFSTDFENHEFHLPKGVKVLSVKKASTERITSNASSDLSIKGDSKAIIRGNEGVFIMGKTVEFRMGGNIELKAENSIVLNGSVMVSVSRMPNSSVGANVYFDESLLRYKLCMCADGTLFRVQVKYQNMGCQTSENPCGSAH; encoded by the exons ATG GAGAGTTCCAACGGACCTGTGAAGAGGTCTATGAGGGAGAAGGCCATCGAACGGCGGACCACCAACAAGGAGCACAACAGCAACTTCAAGGCCGGCTATGTGCCCATTGAGGAGGAGCGCCTGCACAAGACCGGCCTGAGAGGACGGAAGGGCAACATGGCTGTCTGCATCATAGTCCTGCTCTTCCTCCTCGCACTCATCAACCTCATT ATCACTCTGGTCATTTGGACTGTGATCCGCATCGGGCCCAGTGGTTGTGACAGTATGGAGTTCCATGACAGTGGGCTGCTACGCTTCAAACAGAAAGCAGACATGGGTGTTATCCACCCGCTACACAAGAGCACTGTGGGGGGAAGGAAGGACCAGGACCTGGTTATCACCGGCAACAACAACCCA gtggTGTTTCAGCAGGGCTCCACTAAGCTCAGTGTAGAGAAGGAGAAGACGTCCATTACCAGTGACATGGGCATCTCCTTCACTGACCCACGCACTCAGAACACCTACTTCAGCACAGACTTTGAAAACCATGAATTCCACCTGCCTAAAGGAGTCAAAGTACTCAGTGTTAAGAAAGCCTCCACAGAAAGG ATCACCAGCAACGCTTCCTCTGACCTGTCCATCAAAGGGGACAGCAAGGCGATCATCCGTGGCAACGAGGGAGTCTTTATCATGGGCAAGACAGTGGAGTTCAGGATGGGAGGGAATATTGAGCTCAAAGCT GAGAACAGTATCGTTCTAAACGGCTCGGTGATGGTGAGCGTCAGTCGCATGCCTAACTCCTCAGTGGGAGCCAACGTGTATTTCGACGAGAGCCTGTTGAGGTACaagttgtgtatgtgtgcagaTGGAACTCTGTTCCGGGTCCAGGTGAAGTATCAGAACATGGGCTGCCAGACCTCTGAAAACCCCTGTGGATCGGCCCACTAA